One genomic window of Desulfuromonas sp. AOP6 includes the following:
- a CDS encoding NADH:ubiquinone reductase (Na(+)-transporting) subunit B yields MMAADRLAPIKRALAGVWRTRPRTTANAPHVRDALNLKRILLAVVVALLPCAFFGMWNSGYQMHRAMQAEGLARLEGWRQGVFSLFGIGHDAAYLGDNLLLGALYFLPLLLVCWFVAFFWEALFASVRQLEINEGWGVTGLLLALILPPAIPLWQAALGVSFGIVLGKEIFGGTGRNFMNPALTAYAFLYFAYPGQFSSSNSYVPVDGVSAATPLALAAEGGLLEVQQGWSWLQAFIGTIPGAPGETSALACLIGAAILLFTGVASWRTMLAVLVGAVGLSSLLYAVGSEGNLLFSVPPHWHLVLGSLAFGLVFMATDPVSSALTDTGKWFYGLLVGAMLILIRVLNPAFPEGTMLAILFGNVLAPLIDRFVLKAQMRRRRMRYGQ; encoded by the coding sequence ATGATGGCCGCGGACCGGCTTGCTCCCATTAAACGTGCTCTGGCTGGTGTCTGGCGCACCAGGCCTAGGACAACGGCGAACGCCCCGCATGTGCGCGACGCCCTGAATCTCAAACGCATTCTGCTGGCGGTGGTTGTGGCGCTGCTTCCCTGCGCCTTTTTCGGCATGTGGAACAGCGGCTATCAGATGCACCGGGCCATGCAGGCCGAAGGGCTCGCCCGCCTCGAAGGCTGGCGGCAGGGGGTCTTCTCCCTCTTCGGCATCGGCCACGATGCTGCCTACCTGGGGGACAACCTGCTGCTGGGGGCTCTTTACTTTCTGCCGCTGCTGTTGGTCTGCTGGTTTGTGGCTTTTTTCTGGGAAGCGCTCTTTGCCTCGGTGCGCCAACTGGAGATCAATGAGGGCTGGGGAGTTACCGGCCTGCTGCTGGCCTTGATCCTGCCGCCGGCCATCCCTCTGTGGCAGGCAGCCCTGGGGGTGAGTTTCGGCATTGTCCTGGGCAAGGAAATTTTCGGCGGCACCGGGCGGAATTTCATGAATCCTGCCCTGACGGCCTATGCCTTTCTCTACTTCGCCTATCCGGGGCAGTTTTCCAGCAGTAATTCCTATGTGCCCGTCGACGGGGTGAGTGCCGCCACACCGTTGGCCCTCGCCGCCGAAGGCGGTCTGCTCGAAGTGCAGCAGGGCTGGAGCTGGCTGCAGGCTTTTATCGGCACTATTCCGGGGGCTCCCGGCGAGACTTCGGCCCTCGCCTGTCTGATCGGCGCCGCCATCCTGCTTTTTACCGGCGTCGCTTCCTGGCGCACCATGCTGGCCGTGCTGGTGGGTGCCGTTGGTCTTTCGTCTCTCCTCTACGCCGTCGGCAGCGAAGGCAACCTGCTCTTTTCCGTGCCACCACACTGGCACCTGGTGCTGGGCAGCCTCGCCTTCGGCCTGGTTTTTATGGCGACCGATCCGGTTTCTTCGGCGCTGACCGATACGGGCAAATGGTTTTACGGGCTGCTCGTCGGTGCGATGCTCATTCTTATCCGGGTACTCAATCCGGCTTTTCCGGAAGGAACCATGCTCGCGATCCTGTTTGGCAATGTGCTGGCCCCTTTGATTGACCGCTTCGTGCTCAAGGCACAGATGCGGCGCCGGAGGATGCGCTATGGCCAATGA
- a CDS encoding Na(+)-translocating NADH-quinone reductase subunit C → MANDTVGRTFLVAFLVCFVCSLLVSGTTAGLRAKKERDALVRHYGDVLAVTGLMNSTDDVYEFWQAHVDPRLVELATGSYSDAFDPEAFNQERAARDPSLNRTIPADLDSAGLRTRSRFAPVYLIRQEGEVRQVVLPVHGKGLWSTMYGYIALQPDLRTVAGFGFHEHGETPGLGGEVDNPQWLAQWPGKVVFDDKGEVRIEVLRGQVDEDSAKARYQVDGISGATMTTRGVTNLLRYWLGPDGFGPYLERLRQEGFNG, encoded by the coding sequence ATGGCCAATGATACCGTCGGCCGCACTTTTCTGGTCGCTTTCCTCGTCTGTTTCGTCTGCTCCCTGCTGGTCTCGGGGACCACGGCCGGGTTGCGCGCCAAGAAGGAGCGGGACGCTCTGGTCCGCCACTATGGCGATGTCCTCGCTGTCACCGGCCTGATGAACTCGACGGACGATGTTTATGAATTCTGGCAGGCTCATGTCGATCCTCGTCTGGTCGAGCTGGCGACGGGGAGTTACAGCGATGCCTTCGACCCGGAAGCCTTCAACCAGGAGCGGGCGGCAAGGGATCCTTCCCTGAATCGGACCATTCCTGCCGATCTGGACAGCGCCGGCCTGCGCACCCGGTCGCGTTTTGCCCCTGTCTACCTGATCCGGCAGGAAGGCGAGGTTCGCCAGGTGGTGCTGCCGGTACACGGCAAGGGCCTGTGGTCCACCATGTACGGCTATATCGCTCTGCAACCCGATCTGCGCACCGTTGCCGGTTTCGGTTTCCATGAACATGGGGAGACTCCCGGACTGGGCGGTGAAGTGGACAATCCCCAATGGCTGGCCCAGTGGCCGGGCAAGGTGGTCTTCGACGATAAGGGGGAGGTGCGTATCGAGGTGCTGCGTGGCCAGGTGGATGAGGATTCCGCCAAGGCCCGCTATCAGGTCGATGGTATTTCCGGGGCGACCATGACGACCAGGGGCGTGACCAACCTGCTGCGCTACTGGCTGGGGCCGGATGGTTTCGGTCCCTATCTGGAGCGTTTGCGACAGGAGGGTTTCAATGGGTAA
- a CDS encoding NADH:ubiquinone reductase (Na(+)-transporting) subunit D has translation MGKMGKTLFGPIFDNNPIALQILGICSALAVTTRLETALVMSLAVTAVVAFSSASVSLIRRQIPGSIRLIVQMTIIASLVIVVDQILQAFLPDISKQLSVFVGLIITNCIVLGRAEAFAMKNSVGMSFLDGIGNGLGYSLVLLLVAFLRELFGSGSLFGLQVFSLTQSGGWYVTNGLMLLPPSAFFIIGLLIWVLRTWKKDQVEEE, from the coding sequence ATGGGTAAGATGGGCAAAACCCTGTTCGGGCCGATTTTCGACAACAATCCCATCGCCCTGCAGATTCTCGGGATCTGTTCGGCCCTGGCGGTGACGACCCGTCTGGAGACGGCCCTGGTCATGTCCCTGGCGGTCACGGCCGTGGTCGCCTTTTCCAGCGCTTCGGTCAGCCTCATCCGCCGGCAGATTCCCGGAAGTATCCGCCTCATCGTACAGATGACCATCATCGCTTCGCTGGTCATTGTAGTCGATCAGATTTTGCAGGCCTTTCTTCCCGATATCAGCAAGCAGCTCTCCGTCTTTGTCGGCCTCATCATCACCAACTGCATCGTGCTGGGGCGTGCGGAAGCCTTCGCCATGAAGAATTCCGTCGGCATGAGCTTTCTCGACGGCATCGGCAACGGTCTGGGCTACAGCCTGGTTCTGCTTCTCGTGGCCTTCCTGCGCGAACTGTTCGGCTCGGGCAGTCTCTTCGGTCTGCAGGTCTTCAGCCTGACCCAGTCGGGCGGCTGGTACGTGACCAACGGGCTCATGCTGCTGCCACCGAGCGCCTTCTTTATCATCGGCCTGCTCATCTGGGTACTGCGTACCTGGAAGAAGGATCAGGTGGAGGAAGAGTAA
- the nqrE gene encoding NADH:ubiquinone reductase (Na(+)-transporting) subunit E, producing the protein MEHYLNIFIRAVFIENMALAFFLGMCTFLAVSKKVDTALGLGLAVVVVQTLTVPINNLIYRYLLREGGLSWAGLDNVDLTFLGLICYIGVIAAIVQILEMVLDKYVPRLYAALGIFLPLITVNCMILGGSLFMVERSYSFSESIVFGLGSGTGWALAITALAGIRTRLNYSNIPAGLRGLGITFIVVGLMSLAFMAFSGIQL; encoded by the coding sequence ATGGAGCACTATCTCAACATATTCATCCGCGCCGTCTTTATCGAGAACATGGCTTTGGCCTTCTTTCTCGGCATGTGCACCTTTCTGGCCGTCTCCAAAAAGGTGGACACGGCTCTGGGTCTGGGGCTGGCCGTGGTCGTGGTACAGACCCTCACCGTGCCCATCAACAACCTCATCTACCGCTACCTGCTGCGGGAAGGGGGCCTGTCCTGGGCCGGTCTCGACAACGTCGATCTGACCTTTCTCGGACTGATCTGCTATATCGGCGTCATCGCCGCCATCGTGCAGATTCTGGAGATGGTGCTGGATAAATACGTGCCGCGCCTTTACGCCGCCCTGGGCATCTTTCTGCCCCTGATTACCGTCAACTGTATGATTCTGGGCGGCTCCCTCTTCATGGTGGAGCGCAGCTACAGTTTCAGCGAAAGCATCGTCTTCGGCCTGGGCAGCGGCACCGGCTGGGCCTTGGCCATTACCGCTCTGGCCGGTATTCGCACCCGGCTTAACTACAGCAACATCCCGGCCGGTCTGCGCGGTCTCGGTATCACCTTTATCGTGGTCGGACTCATGTCCCTGGCGTTCATGGCCTTTTCAGGGATCCAATTATAA
- the nqrF gene encoding NADH:ubiquinone reductase (Na(+)-transporting) subunit F, protein MLEVVLGVSLFTGIILLLVALIVAARYFLVPRGKVRIVINDEEDKALKVSPGSKLLQTLGAQGIYIPSACGGGGSCGQCLVKVKEGGGAILPTETGHINRREAREGLRLSCQVSVKQDLKIELPPEIFAIRKWQCTVRSNRNVASFIKELVLELPEGEAVDFRAGGYIQIEAPPHEVHYKDFDIEERFRGDWDRFDLWQYTSVVKEPVERAYSMANYPGEPGIIMLNVRVATPPPRHPDVPPGKMSSYIFNLKPGDQVTISGPFGDFYARDTEAEMIFLGGGAGMAPLRSIIFDQLLRVKTKRKISFWYGARSLKELFYDEDFKELAAAYDNFTWHVALSDPLPEDNWEGPTGFIHEVLYERYLKNHPAPEDCEYYLCGPPMLLVAAREMMENLGVEPESIFYDDFGM, encoded by the coding sequence ATGCTTGAAGTCGTTCTCGGCGTCTCTCTTTTTACCGGCATTATTCTGCTTCTCGTTGCGCTGATCGTGGCGGCGCGCTATTTTCTCGTGCCGCGCGGCAAGGTCAGGATCGTCATCAACGACGAGGAGGATAAGGCCCTCAAGGTCAGTCCCGGCAGCAAGCTGCTGCAGACCCTTGGTGCGCAGGGGATTTATATCCCTTCCGCCTGTGGCGGCGGCGGCTCCTGCGGGCAGTGCCTGGTCAAGGTCAAGGAGGGCGGCGGCGCCATTCTGCCCACGGAGACGGGGCACATTAACCGCCGCGAAGCCCGCGAGGGGCTGCGGCTCTCCTGTCAGGTCAGCGTCAAGCAGGATCTGAAAATCGAACTGCCGCCGGAAATCTTTGCCATACGCAAATGGCAGTGCACGGTACGCTCCAACCGCAACGTGGCCAGCTTCATCAAGGAGCTGGTGCTGGAGCTGCCGGAAGGCGAAGCGGTCGATTTCCGGGCCGGTGGCTACATCCAGATCGAGGCGCCACCCCATGAAGTCCATTACAAGGATTTCGACATCGAGGAACGGTTCCGTGGTGACTGGGATCGTTTCGATCTCTGGCAATACACGTCGGTGGTCAAAGAGCCGGTGGAACGGGCCTACTCCATGGCCAATTATCCCGGTGAGCCGGGGATCATCATGCTCAACGTGCGCGTGGCGACGCCACCACCCCGCCACCCCGACGTGCCGCCCGGCAAGATGTCCTCGTATATTTTTAATCTCAAGCCCGGCGACCAGGTGACGATCAGCGGCCCCTTCGGCGATTTCTACGCCCGTGACACCGAGGCGGAGATGATATTCCTCGGCGGCGGTGCCGGCATGGCTCCGTTACGCTCCATCATTTTTGACCAGCTGCTGCGGGTGAAGACCAAGCGTAAGATCTCTTTCTGGTACGGGGCCCGCAGCCTCAAGGAGCTCTTTTACGACGAGGACTTCAAGGAACTCGCGGCCGCGTATGACAACTTTACCTGGCATGTGGCCCTCTCCGACCCCCTGCCTGAGGATAACTGGGAGGGCCCGACGGGCTTTATTCATGAGGTGCTTTACGAGCGCTACCTCAAGAACCACCCGGCACCGGAAGACTGCGAATACTATTTGTGCGGGCCGCCCATGCTGCTCGTGGCTGCCCGGGAGATGATGGAGAACCTCGGTGTCGAGCCTGAAAGCATCTTCTACGATGACTTCGGAATGTAG
- a CDS encoding DEAD/DEAH box helicase, whose protein sequence is MPFQSFHFHPQVAAGVTAAGYSTPTPIQAQAIPPVMAGRDVMGLAQTGTGKTAAFALPILHRLMEGKRGHVRALIIAPTRELAEQIHGAISSLGEQTRLRSLTVYGGVNINPQIQKLKRGAEIVVACPGRLLDHIRQGTIDLSRLEVLVLDEADQMFDMGFFPDIRRILGHLPAKRQTLLFSATMPAEIRKLSSEVLRDPLTVQVDRVSPATTVSHALYPVAPHLKTDLLLQLLQHTDTGSVLVFTRTKHRAKRLGLQLEKAGYKAASLQGNLSQNRRQAALDGFRDGSFQILVATDIAARGIDVSQVSHVVNYDIPDTPETYIHRIGRTGRAARSGDAFTLVTGEDTAMVRAIEKVLGKAVERRKVAGFDYDQPAPPKQPQAPRAPRPQRQNAKAAPASKPGNGNSRPRRPTGQKRTGSVQAATR, encoded by the coding sequence ATGCCGTTTCAATCGTTTCATTTCCATCCCCAGGTCGCCGCCGGCGTGACCGCCGCCGGCTACAGCACTCCGACTCCCATCCAGGCCCAGGCGATTCCACCTGTCATGGCTGGCCGCGACGTCATGGGGCTCGCCCAGACCGGCACCGGCAAGACTGCCGCCTTCGCCCTGCCGATTCTGCATCGCCTCATGGAAGGCAAGCGCGGGCATGTGCGGGCCCTGATCATCGCCCCGACCCGGGAACTGGCCGAGCAGATCCACGGCGCCATCAGCAGCCTGGGAGAGCAGACCCGACTGCGCAGCCTGACCGTCTATGGCGGCGTCAACATCAACCCGCAGATACAGAAACTCAAGCGCGGCGCCGAAATCGTGGTCGCCTGCCCCGGCCGCCTGCTCGACCATATCCGTCAGGGCACCATCGACCTGTCCCGTCTGGAAGTTCTCGTCCTGGATGAAGCTGACCAGATGTTCGACATGGGCTTTTTCCCCGACATCCGCCGCATCCTCGGCCATCTCCCCGCCAAGAGGCAGACCCTGCTCTTTTCGGCGACCATGCCGGCGGAGATCCGCAAGCTCTCCAGTGAAGTGCTGCGCGATCCCCTGACCGTACAGGTCGATCGGGTGTCGCCGGCAACCACCGTCAGCCACGCCCTCTACCCCGTGGCCCCGCACCTCAAAACCGACCTGCTGCTGCAGCTGCTGCAGCATACCGACACCGGCTCGGTGCTGGTCTTCACCCGCACCAAGCACCGTGCCAAAAGACTGGGACTGCAATTGGAAAAGGCCGGTTACAAAGCCGCCTCCCTGCAGGGAAATCTGTCGCAGAACCGGCGCCAGGCCGCTCTCGACGGCTTTCGTGACGGCAGCTTTCAGATCCTGGTGGCGACGGACATTGCCGCCCGCGGTATCGACGTCTCCCAGGTCTCCCACGTGGTCAACTACGATATCCCCGACACTCCCGAGACCTACATTCACCGTATCGGCCGTACCGGTCGCGCCGCCCGCAGCGGCGACGCCTTCACCCTGGTGACCGGCGAAGACACGGCCATGGTGCGCGCCATCGAGAAGGTACTGGGAAAAGCTGTCGAACGGCGTAAAGTCGCCGGCTTCGACTACGACCAGCCCGCCCCGCCCAAACAGCCCCAGGCCCCGCGGGCGCCTCGTCCCCAGCGGCAAAATGCCAAGGCGGCCCCAGCCAGCAAACCGGGCAACGGCAACAGCCGTCCCCGGCGTCCGACGGGACAGAAAAGAACAGGGAGCGTGCAGGCAGCCACCCGCTGA
- a CDS encoding spermidine synthase, with protein MAQPWKTLECIDTEEGMLELRQRGDKDFLILVAGLVLMNSLSNRSEVVLGQIGCRHLKDHAAPRVLIGGLGMGYTLKAVLDCLPATAQVVVVELNPIVVQWCRGPLAPLTDHAVNDPRVTIEIGDVAEYVRHAARDADSARFDAVVFDLYKGPHPKTDRSGDPLYGSRAIANVHAILKPQALFTVWGENYDEGFDKRLQAAGFATSSQRPGRGGYRHVVFVAKKKVRRATAAKG; from the coding sequence ATGGCTCAACCCTGGAAGACCCTGGAATGTATCGATACCGAAGAGGGCATGCTCGAACTACGCCAGCGCGGCGACAAGGATTTTCTCATCCTTGTCGCCGGTCTGGTACTTATGAACAGCCTCTCCAACCGTTCCGAGGTCGTCTTGGGACAGATTGGCTGCCGTCATCTCAAGGACCATGCCGCCCCACGGGTACTCATCGGCGGCCTCGGTATGGGTTACACGCTCAAGGCAGTGCTGGATTGCCTCCCCGCCACGGCGCAGGTGGTGGTGGTCGAACTCAATCCCATCGTCGTGCAGTGGTGTCGGGGTCCCTTGGCTCCGCTGACCGACCATGCCGTGAATGATCCCCGCGTCACCATCGAAATTGGCGATGTCGCCGAGTATGTGCGCCACGCGGCCCGAGACGCCGACAGCGCCAGGTTCGACGCGGTTGTCTTTGATCTTTACAAGGGCCCGCACCCCAAAACGGATCGCAGCGGCGATCCGCTTTACGGCAGCCGGGCCATCGCCAATGTCCATGCCATCCTGAAGCCGCAAGCGCTCTTCACCGTCTGGGGAGAGAACTACGATGAAGGCTTCGACAAGCGCCTGCAGGCCGCTGGCTTTGCCACCAGCAGCCAGCGGCCAGGGCGAGGAGGCTATCGTCATGTCGTCTTCGTGGCCAAGAAAAAGGTGCGTCGGGCAACGGCGGCGAAGGGATAG